In Alteromonas sp. RKMC-009, the genomic stretch AGATTTTGCATTGGGCACTGATACAGGAGGATCGATCAGGTTACCCGCTGCCTGTTGCGGTGTTTATGGGTTCAAGCCGACTTTCGGAAGAGTGTCCAGAAAAGGTGTTCTGCCGGAAAACAGCTCTTTAGACTGCGTTGGCGTGCTTTCATCACAAGTTACATGCCTTACTAAAGGTCTTTCCATCATTGACCCGACGTTCGACTGGAGCATTCCTGACTTTGAACTTAAGCAACTGAGATTTGCTTTTCCGGTAATTCAACTTCATCCACTTATAAATTCTAAATTCACAGAACTTCTGAGTCAGTTATTTGATGAATCAAAAGCTGTGGAAATAAAATCTCTGTCAGATGCAAATGAAGCGGCCCGCATACTCATGGGGAGCGAAATGTTTACTGAATTCAAACACCTCTTACCCTACAAAAAACTTGGTGCTGATGTTCAGAAACGGCTGGAAGAGGTAAAACCTCTGACTAATAAGAAGCTACATGAAATTGAGAGTATTAAAAACAATATAAACAATGAATTGAACAAAGTTTTCTTATCTTCTGATCTTTTAATCACCCCAACATTGCCATCTTCCCCATTAACTTTAAGCGAGGTGAAAGACGGTAAAGATGTATTGAGTCTTAGCGCATTAGTCCGGCCTTTCAATTTATCAGGCAATCCCTCTATAGCTATTCCTGCCGGAACATTGGAAGGAGCACCTTTCTCTCTACAAATAATTGGACCTCACGGTTCGGACGAACTTGTATGCAGCGCTGCTTATTTAATCAAAAGAAAATTAGTCAAACTCGGAGAATTTTGAAACATGTGGGAAATCGATAGAAGTC encodes the following:
- a CDS encoding amidase, coding for MFTHSFISGTGDIKVVIKDNFDIKGLVTTCGSKALSDMNAAKKNSEVVERIVASNQCSLVGRVTMHELAFGMTGINQWAGTPVNVRYPNLMPGGSSSGSAVAVASGIADFALGTDTGGSIRLPAACCGVYGFKPTFGRVSRKGVLPENSSLDCVGVLSSQVTCLTKGLSIIDPTFDWSIPDFELKQLRFAFPVIQLHPLINSKFTELLSQLFDESKAVEIKSLSDANEAARILMGSEMFTEFKHLLPYKKLGADVQKRLEEVKPLTNKKLHEIESIKNNINNELNKVFLSSDLLITPTLPSSPLTLSEVKDGKDVLSLSALVRPFNLSGNPSIAIPAGTLEGAPFSLQIIGPHGSDELVCSAAYLIKRKLVKLGEF